The Oryza sativa Japonica Group chromosome 11, ASM3414082v1 DNA window GGAAGATACTCCAGCTGCAACTCAGTAATTCAGTCCTGATCAGTGATCATTTGGAGTCTTGGACACTTGGTTTGGTGTATGCAATGCTGTTGTTGCCTGTTGGGTGCCTGCTACGGTGCTACCTGGGACTTTATATTTCTCTATTTGAATAATGAAGAACTCTTGAATCTATGTAACTGTACTCTTGAGACATGTTGATTTGTGTACTGTGTGACTACTTTGTGTAATTCTATGCAGCTGTGCTGCTGGTTATTGCTTGCTTAAGGATTTGATATATCTATAATATCATATATGCTGTTGCTTGTGTTCATTTTTATGTAATTCTGTATTGTTGTGGCTGGTGGTAGTAACTTTTGGTTAATTCGGCTAAAACCgaaaccaaaattaaaaaacCGAAACCGAATTTTGCGGTTTTCAGTTTTTTGGAGAACCGATCGGGTGGTGAAGCCTGTAAACCGAATTTTATAGCAACCGAATAAACCGAACCGAATTGTCGGTTTAAACCGAACGCCCAGGTTGAGTCTGTTTTCAACTCAGAATCCATAATATTTCTCAGGATTTCACTTTGCTGCGATGGAGTTCTCTTGTAGAACCACTTAGCATCTCCCAGATAGTAGAGCACACGTTTTCTTAAGCCCTTTGCATCTAGATCCCCAGTAACTAGCTGCAGCAATACGATGCCCAAAGCTGCTACATATCCAACTGAATCTTGCAAGGCTCAGTGATAAGCCGTCCAAATTCTTTCGAATACAGATAACACATTCCGAGATCACTGAGTAAGCACGCATTTCCTGGCCTGAAGATGATGTTGCTTGGTTTCAGGTCCCCGTGAATGATCGGCTTGGGCTTTCTGCTGTGGAGGAACATGAGGCCGGAGCATATACTGACGGCGGCAAAAGCAATGGCAAAGCCAGCCTGAGTGCCTGACGTCCAGCCACCAGCTCGCTGAAGCAGCAGCAAGGCAAGTATCAACGAATTTGGATGGGCTGAGCTAGGCTAGTAGAGTGATGGCCCAATGGGGGCTGATGGTGTAGATGAGCCAAGCGCATGGCTAGAAAAATCAGATTAAAGAACAATTCGAAAACACAGCAGCAAACATGTATTTTTGTCACAAATCTGTAGAGCAGGAATCTTAACAAACCTCCTTTTAAATTTTTCACTAGAAAACTAAGCACAATAGATATATCAATCATTATATTTATCAAATCAAATTATTGGTTGTATTGGGTGTTATATTTTTCGCCGGGCGTGTTGGCTGTTATATTAATCGATCAAATACAATTATGTGTTTAGGGCTAGAATCATAATTGTTTTTCAAGACCACAGTGAGTAATAATTGAGTCGTAGTTACAAGGTTTCAGATCCAATGTCAATCGAGATTATTAACTGGTGGTGCACTAGGTACAGGAAATGTTAATTCAAGAGTTGAACTTAACAACAATAGATTACATAGAAGTCCAATGACATGTTCTTTTCCATTTCTTGAAGAAACCATATATTGGCCAACCTCCTCATCACACAGTACTTGAAGCCGTCACCACTTAAGTATGAGAGGCACTACTTCTTCATTGACTCAATCTGGGGCAAAACTTCTGTGGCGAGGCTTGGATGATTTTTCGATATTGGATCGCTGCACCTCAATCCCAAGAATAACATCCTGGCAACATCTTCTGATGTTCTGTCtgttttcaactcaagattcaCAATCTTCTCTAGGATTTTTCTTTGCTGCGATGAAGTTTTCTTGTAGAACCCCTTAGCATCTCCCAGATAGTAGATCACACGTTCTCTTAAACCATTTGCATCTAGTTTCCCTGTAACTAGCTGAAGCAACACGATGCCCAGAGCAGATACATCCAACTGAATCTTGCAAGGGTCAGTGATAAGCCGTCCAAATTCTTTCGAATACAGATAACACATTCCGAAATCGCTGAGCATGCATGCATTTCCTGGCCTGAATATGATGTTGCTTGGTTTCAGGTCACCGTGAATGATCGGCTTGGGCTTTCTGCTATGGAGGAACATGAGGCCGGAGCATATACTGGCGGCGGATTTCACTCTGATTTCCCATGTGAGATACTTGAGGTGACTTTCCAGTGTGTTGTTTTCTCTGAATCGGTAAACGATTGCCCTTTTCTCTATGCATGCTCCTAAGAAAGGAACCACATTCGGATGACTGATATTTCTGAGGATTTCAATCTGCATTTTCAGAACTAGTGTGAGAAATGAAGCAATACACAGTGGTTCTATCTTGCATTTTCAGAGGTACTGTTAGAAATCAACAGGGTGTATAATGTATTAATGGTGTCATTGGTTTTCTATACTTTGGAATGCAAAACTTCAGTCGCTTTTGGTGGTGTTTGATGAACTTATGTTTGAACATAGTGCAGAGAAAGTTATGTGTTCAACGAAACTTACCGCTTGATGAAACTCTTGCATCAAAATCCATTCTGGTAGTGTTCCTTTGGGAACAGTTGTAGCAATATCCATTCCATCAAAATCTGACCGATACACATTATATGTAGCTGTTCCACGGAGCCACTTCGCTCGTTTGCTGACTGCAGCATCTATTTCTGAAGGTTTGAACACAATGAACTTATTTCCGCCACTTGAGCGAGAAGCTTTGTTCTTGTTCGCCTGTTCAAGGTATTGCTGCAAGGACCATGTTAGAACAAGGAACATTGATGAACAATTGAACATCATTTTCTTTCTTAATATTGCCGACTGATAGTGTCTGATGCATGAGCAAGGTATATTACAATGTAACATCATCGTTTGAAGAGCAATACTTACTTGTGCAGCAGTGactacacaaacgacaatgatTGTAACAATCGCCAAGGTGACCATGACAGCACCAAGAAGGATGAAGGTCGCAACAGCACTGATGGCGCCAACAACGACGACAACAATGCCAACAGCAACGTCCATAGGCTTTTCCTCTGCTTGCTGATGAGGATTCTTTTGAACCTTCGCTTTCTCCCTTGTCACCAACCATGATCGTAGATTTCAGCAAACATGGCCAAACGAAGTGTTCAAGTGAAACAAGAATGAAAGAGTCCAGATTGGCACCATCTTGTGCcggttctttaaaaaaaaaaaacattctccAGATTCACCTTACCTTTTTACTGGTTGAGCAGCTGCAGGATTTTGGTGGCCTCCTCCTCCAACCATGGCTGGTAAACAGGTTGCAAACGCTTGATCTCTGCAGATTTTAGATTGAGTAACTGGATAGCAGGTCAATCAAATGACTGCAGGTATGAGATGAAAAGTAACTGGTTATGAGCGAGCAATGCTGGTGTTGCCGGTCGCTGGTTATATATATGCCATGGGCAGAAGCCAGAACCAGAAGGTTGTCCGTGATAAACAACAGGCGCTGCCAAAGCAGCTTGACTGATGGGAGGTACGAGGTCTTTTTGTTCGTGTTTCTGCAGTGGTATACGGCACATTCTTCAGGTTGAAGTTGATCAATGCAGCATGCTGTTTCACTTTTAAATTAGTTTTTGTAGTGGGTGATGGAAGGCATACACGTCAGGAGTCTCCTGTGCATTGCTTTCCGTCAACTTGATCTGTGTCTTTGGTTATAATACTGGGGCTAAACGCGTGAGATGATTTGGATGTTGGAGTGGTTATCTGGTAGAATAGTCATTGTCTAAAAAAAGACGAGTAGAATGGTATTGATAGACATTACATAGTCCTACCAATCTAGTATCACGCGTCAGAAATGGCATCCCCCTATCAACTTGCTAATAATATACTGATGATTATATTAAATTCTCAACTTGCTAAATTGTACTACTGATTGTAGTTTCATTTTCGTTATAATAAactgagtagtagtagtagtaagaaTAATAGCATAAGCTTGAGTCAGTGATCATGGAGGAGTTTGTACCTTTTACTGCTGACGAGTCGCAATAAACATCACCACTTTTCTGCTCTCAATTTCCAATGGTTTTTGAATTCCAGCAATGCAATTAAGAATGTAAAGATCACTCGAGCCTGAcaaactggaaaaaaaaaaaagacaatgtAACATTACCTCGCTCGATGCAAATTCTTTATGCTGATGGCAAGgcttcaaaacacaactttgatgaCTCTTAACAAGCAACGAAACGCAGCGCAGCAGAGAGGCATTTCGTCGAGCAGGTTGCAGACCAGAAATGCTCCGTCGAGAGATTGACCAGCCAAGCAGAGTCAAGAGGAGGCCAACTAGATCGGTGGCTGGGCGATGGAGTAGCTTGCACCCCGTGCacccgggaggcggcggcgcaccggccggcggccggccacgCCGTCTTACGACGGCGCTGCTGCAGTTCGCGCGCCGTGGCGACCATTACCAACCATATGCATTTGCTTCCGGcttcccgtgctctgttcgatCGGAAAAGTTGCACTTCCAGCGAACGGAAGGCGGCGAGGGACGGCGAGTCCGGCCGGCGGGGATCGGTGACGTGGCAATGCCCGCCATTGCCCATTGGCGACGCgagaccggccgccgccgctgcctcgctAGCGGGAGGAAGAGGTTGCAGACCACAAATGCTCCGTTGGATTCACAAAATTTCAATGGTGGCGATCATTAGAAGGGCATATTTGCGAGAAAATTGCAATATTGGGATAGCAAACATTGGGGATTTACTGTTTTGACACTCTGAGCGGATGACAAATGGGCCCATCTGTGTCTATGAAATGTGGGTCCAGTGTCATTATAGCAAAGGGCCTAATGGGCTACTTTGTTCGCCGCGAGCCGGCCCAGCTCAATATGGGAGGCCCACCAATTGTCATCTTTGAAACTGTtagcattttgtttttttgaaaaagtccaaataccCCCGTAAACTTTGAATGAAAGTTCATCTAACACCGTAAACTTTAAAACTGAACATCTAACCTCCTGAACTCTGTAAAATCGTTCATATTACCCACTAAAGTGGTTCTGGATGATGGTTTTACATATTTTGAAAGCTTAAACTCACAACTTTAAATAACTAATATATCATATTTGCATATCATTAGTTGTAAGTCatcaatttatatatatacagtgaTACCAtcctattattatattggtactTGTTTGTAAGTAAGAGCTAACAAGTGGTAAAAGAAAGATTTAAGTGGAGattgtaatatatatgttcAATGTATATGCCATGTGATCAAACTTATCCAATTTATATACAAAGATAAAAATCATTATACAAAACCACCTTAGAGAGTAATATGAATGGTTTTGCAAAGTTCCGAGAGTTGGATGTCCGGTTTTACAGTTTAGGGTGCTAGACAGACTTCTATCTAAAATTTAGGAGggtatttgaactttttccttgttttttttttttttgggtaaagAACATGTTAGATGATCAGGGAAAATATGAAGTATAAACTCCATACTTGTATATCTGAAAACTATCGTAAGATAATAGAAATGGATGTATGAGATTTGTCCATGTCACCACCTAAGTAGTCGTCTATTTTATATCTGAAAACACTGTAAGCTTCATTGCCTCACTGGACAGCAATAGGCAAAAGAATATGTACAAGTTATCAGCATAGTACTGCTTGATTGACAAGTGATTAGCagccataagcatctcaaaGTTAATATACTCGGAACAAAAACTCAAGGTAGAAAATGGgacaacagcattttatttttgaCAACTGAACATCAAAACAATGCAGCATATTGAAACTGTTACACACAGGTTAAGTATGTTCTTAGGGGACAGAGGAAGCTGTATGCCTACTACATATCATATTACCATTTTCACACCAAACAAATCGAATAAATTTGAGGTTTTTCTTTCATGAACAGACAAACCATCAACCAACTTAACCGGCTCAAAAGAAGGAGCGATGAACCCAAACCATCTGAGAGTAAGTCGTACTATGCATCGATTGAATCTGAGGCAGCACTTCACTGGCTAATTGAGGACACTGTTTCCCTGCTGGATCACTGAATCTCAAGCCCAAGAACAGCATCCTAGCTGCACCTTCCACTGGTGTTTGACACCTTTTCAGCTCAGGATCCACAATCCCTTTCAGGATTTCTCTCTTCTGCAGAATGCTCTTCCTttggaattcactatcatctcCCAGTTTCTGTGCCACAAAATCTCTCAGACTCTTTGCATCTGAATGCCCTGTAACTAGCTGAAGTAGTATGATACCCAGAGCTGATACATCTGTCTGAATCTGAATCTTGCAGTCATCAATGTCCATGAAAGTCCGAAAGATTCCCTGAATAACTTTTTCACCGGGCATTCCCTGAATAACTTCCTCAATGGCGGATGGTACATGTTTTGTTGGATGTAACAGAGTGGAAATTCCAAAGTTTCTGAGCTTGCATATATTATCTGCAGTGAAGTGGACGTTTCTTGGTTTAAGGTCACCGTGAATGATTGGCTTGTGATTATTTCTGTGGAGGTAATCGAGAGCTGAGCATATGCTGGCTGCTGTTGTAACCCTGTCTCTCCAAGTAAAAGATTTCTTTCCTCTAAACGTAAAAGATTTCTTGATGTCAGTGAGGCGATCTTCCAGTGTGTCAGGTAAAAGCTCGTAGACAAGTGCACGCCTTGGTGAGCATGCTCCTACAAGGTTTGCCAGGTTCTTGTGCTGGATGCTTCTGAAGATTTCAAGCTGCATTTTCAGAGATATAGTCAGAAAAACAGAAGAATATATAATATCTATAACTTGCATGAAGATATACAGCTATTGCATATTGAAATGTTATACATGCAATGTCAAATTATTGCTGTCATTATTTTCAACAATTTTCAATGGGAAACTTCAGTCACATTGGGTTATTGTCTTTGTTTCCTTCCAATCTTAAATATGTAATGATGCGTAAGCTTTTTACGCctttcctgaaaaatattgggTTATTGATGATGCATTTCATCCATTACTAGATGCACCTGAGCAAAAATGCAGGGCAGAATgcatactatatttttttttgcggggaaaaaaGTGTATTACTCATTCAAAACGTCCTCACAGACTAGCTGTGAAATGAAATTACAACTTCCTTCCGGCCAAAGCCCAGAAATTGAATCGGCCCTAGCCCTATTAGCTAAAAGGTGGCTAACACCGTTTTGGCTACGATGGATCTTGGTAACCAACACTTCCCTACGCTCTGACAACAGGCGTTTAATCTCCTGGACTAAATTAGCTAATTCAGACAGATCCCTATTCCCTTCCTTCAGAAGATTGACTAGCGAAACACAATCTGTTTCAATCAAGATAGGGCGCATAGTCCACTGCAGGGCCAAAATCAATCCCTCCATGCAAGCTCGGATTTCTGCCTCCAGGGCATTCTTGCAGCTATCCAGGGACTTACATGCTGCAAAAACTGTACTACCACTGTTGTCCCGTAGAATCATACCGATACCTCCCTTCCCACGATCAGCATCAAATGAGCCATCTACATTAAGTTTCATCCAGCCCAGCCTCGGCTTCTCCCAGTGCAAACGGGTCGATGCAGTAGGAGGACCATCTGGTCCTCTTCTTCTAAGTGCACTTATAACAGATCTGCTAACAACAGTTTTACCTTTTTCCAGATCAGCGTGGGGGTATTCCCTGATTTGGAATAGAGTAGCAATATAACTTTCCAGGAATCTTTTGGAGACTtccagcggaggaggcggcttATTATGTGTGATTTCATTACGCACATACCAGTTTCGCCAGAGAGTTAATAAAAACATCTCATGTTCTTCGGTTGGTAGATATTCCAAACAATCAAACAGCCAGTAATTGCCGAATTGGAAATTCACCAAATCAAGCGACAAGTTACCTGACTGTACCATATCCGACAACAAGGCACTGGCTCGGGGACATTTGCAGAGAGCGTGTACAGAATTCTCCACCTCTCTGTTGCAGATGATACAGATATCAGAGTTTACCaacttccttttccttttgttgTCCATGGTAGCTAAACAATTGGAGGCCACTTTCCAGGCAAAGATTTTAATCTTCTGTGGGAGCTTACACTTCCAAATTAAATCCCAGGATTTGCGGGAATGCAAAGCAGAGGAACTTGAGGATCCTTCAGTATTTGCCAGCCTACAGGCAAGATTATAAGCACTCCGGACTGAGAACCGCCCAAACTTGTCAAGGTGCCAAGCTAGAAAGTCTTCTTCCTGGCGGGGAGAAAGACAAATCGATAAGATTAACTCAGTGTCTATGTTCAGGAAGCACCTCCTGATCTGTGCAACATCCCAGGTACCATCTTGCCCTATTAAATCAGAGACCCATTTCAGTCTGCAATTTCCTCTCATCGTCACTGGTCTTCTCGAGTGATCCCGAGGAATCCAAGGGTCTCTCCACATGCGTATAGACTGACCATTACCGACCCTCCAAATTATCCCCTTCTTCAGTAACTCCAACCCATAGATGATAGCCCGCCAGGTCGGGGAAGAAAGCATACTATATTATTATTGTGTGTTCAATGGTACTTCTTTTCTAGATAATGAGTGTTCAATTGTACTTACAGCTCAAGTAAACTCTTCCATGCTTGGTGAAGCTCCCTCTTTTGGAAGCATGATAGCACCGAATTTTGACTTGTACACACTATAATCTTTCATTTCATGGAGCCGCATCACTGGTTTGCTGACCGCAGCATCGATATCTGAAGTTTTGAACTCGGTGAACTTCACCTTGCCACTAGAGCTGGCAGGTTTAACCTTATTCTGCTCATGGTGCTCATGGTTCTTCTGGTTAGCAAATGCATTTTGAATAAGATGTTTTCTGGTTCTATTCTATTAAGATATGGATATCGTGGTTTTATGAAATGCTTACTTCTGGAATGGAAATGGGGCCTTCAGGCTTCCTAAATTGCAGATGAGGTGCTGGCTTTGTCCTTTATTATCAATCATGATCACACAATCAGAGAAGTGCCATAGAAAAAATTAACAGAACGGTATTTTCTGATCAAAGATTTGCTGTGCTATGGTAATTAAACAAGTTAAGTTGCAAGAAAGAAGACAGCCAAGAAGTGAATGGGAGAAATGTGCCAAACTACATACAAAACAGGCACCCTGAATTTCACCCCAAGTTTGGCCAGAAAAATAATCGTATATAATCTAAATTCA harbors:
- the LOC9270494 gene encoding U-box domain-containing protein 51 isoform X2, which gives rise to MCRIPLQKHEQKDLVPPISQAALAAPVVYHGQPSGSGFCPWHIYNQRPATPALLAHNQDQAFATCLPAMVGGGGHQNPAAAQPVKREKAKVQKNPHQQAEEKPMDVAVGIVVVVVGAISAVATFILLGAVMVTLAIVTIIVVCVVTAAQANKNKASRSSGGNKFIVFKPSEIDAAVSKRAKWLRGTATYNVYRSDFDGMDIATTVPKGTLPEWILMQEFHQAIEILRNISHPNVVPFLGACIEKRAIVYRFRENNTLESHLKYLTWEIRVKSAASICSGLMFLHSRKPKPIIHGDLKPSNIIFRPGNACMLSDFGMCYLYSKEFGRLITDPCKIQLDVSALGIVLLQLVTGKLDANGLRERVIYYLGDAKGFYKKTSSQQRKILEKIVNLELKTDRTSEDVARMLFLGLRCSDPISKNHPSLATEVLPQIESMKK
- the LOC9270494 gene encoding U-box domain-containing protein 51 isoform X1, with protein sequence MCRIPLQKHEQKDLVPPISQAALAAPVVYHGQPSGSGFCPWHIYNQRPATPALLAHNQDQAFATCLPAMVGGGGHQNPAAAQPVKREKAKVQKNPHQQAEEKPMDVAVGIVVVVVGAISAVATFILLGAVMVTLAIVTIIVVCVVTAAQQYLEQANKNKASRSSGGNKFIVFKPSEIDAAVSKRAKWLRGTATYNVYRSDFDGMDIATTVPKGTLPEWILMQEFHQAIEILRNISHPNVVPFLGACIEKRAIVYRFRENNTLESHLKYLTWEIRVKSAASICSGLMFLHSRKPKPIIHGDLKPSNIIFRPGNACMLSDFGMCYLYSKEFGRLITDPCKIQLDVSALGIVLLQLVTGKLDANGLRERVIYYLGDAKGFYKKTSSQQRKILEKIVNLELKTDRTSEDVARMLFLGLRCSDPISKNHPSLATEVLPQIESMKK
- the LOC9270494 gene encoding U-box domain-containing protein 51 isoform X3 produces the protein MVGGGGHQNPAAAQPVKREKAKVQKNPHQQAEEKPMDVAVGIVVVVVGAISAVATFILLGAVMVTLAIVTIIVVCVVTAAQQYLEQANKNKASRSSGGNKFIVFKPSEIDAAVSKRAKWLRGTATYNVYRSDFDGMDIATTVPKGTLPEWILMQEFHQAIEILRNISHPNVVPFLGACIEKRAIVYRFRENNTLESHLKYLTWEIRVKSAASICSGLMFLHSRKPKPIIHGDLKPSNIIFRPGNACMLSDFGMCYLYSKEFGRLITDPCKIQLDVSALGIVLLQLVTGKLDANGLRERVIYYLGDAKGFYKKTSSQQRKILEKIVNLELKTDRTSEDVARMLFLGLRCSDPISKNHPSLATEVLPQIESMKK